In the genome of Candidatus Saccharimonadales bacterium, one region contains:
- the tig gene encoding trigger factor — MQITRTDISPTKINLNIKASADELEPIKKHVLSSHFSNVKVPGFRAGKAPTHLIEKNINQQLFLDEFMEHAINELYRRAVEDQKFRPVGQPEIQLKKFVPYTDLEFETTQEVIGKVTLPNYKTIKLAKNKASVTAKDVDEVIKSLQGRMAERTEVARPAKDGDEVTIDFAGKDESGEPVAGADGKDYPLVLGSKTFIPGFEDNLIGIKTGDSKEFQVTFPADYGAKELQSKKVTFSVTAKKISDLVEPKIDDEFAAKAGPFKTLAELKADVKKQLTSEREWQVEQDYQNELIKKIAAKAKVEVPESLVETELQRMEDEERRNLAYRGQTWQEHLKAEGVTEEEHRDRLKPDAAERVKAGLVLSEISEAEKIDVTAEELADRIQILKSQYQDPTMQAELDKPESRQDIANRLLTEKTILKLVDYATS, encoded by the coding sequence ATGCAAATAACCCGTACAGATATATCACCAACCAAAATAAACCTGAACATCAAAGCTAGCGCTGACGAGCTCGAGCCTATTAAAAAGCACGTTTTAAGTAGTCATTTTTCAAACGTTAAGGTGCCGGGTTTTCGTGCCGGCAAGGCCCCAACTCATCTTATAGAAAAAAACATTAACCAGCAGCTGTTCCTCGATGAATTCATGGAGCACGCCATCAACGAGCTTTATCGCCGTGCGGTCGAAGATCAAAAGTTCCGCCCGGTTGGCCAGCCCGAGATTCAGCTCAAAAAATTCGTGCCTTATACCGATTTAGAGTTTGAGACCACCCAAGAAGTGATCGGCAAAGTAACCCTGCCAAATTATAAAACCATCAAGTTGGCTAAGAATAAGGCCAGCGTAACTGCTAAAGACGTTGACGAAGTTATCAAATCGCTGCAAGGTCGCATGGCCGAGCGCACCGAAGTTGCCCGTCCGGCAAAAGATGGCGATGAGGTTACGATTGATTTTGCCGGCAAAGACGAGAGTGGCGAACCGGTTGCCGGTGCCGACGGCAAAGACTATCCGCTGGTTTTGGGCAGCAAAACCTTTATTCCCGGTTTTGAAGACAATCTAATCGGTATTAAAACTGGCGACTCCAAAGAATTCCAGGTGACATTTCCGGCCGATTATGGCGCCAAAGAACTACAAAGTAAAAAAGTTACTTTTTCTGTCACGGCCAAGAAAATCAGCGACCTGGTCGAGCCTAAAATCGATGATGAATTCGCCGCCAAAGCCGGACCATTCAAGACTCTGGCCGAGCTTAAGGCGGATGTTAAAAAGCAGCTGACCAGCGAGCGCGAATGGCAGGTCGAACAAGATTACCAGAATGAACTTATTAAAAAGATCGCCGCCAAAGCCAAAGTTGAAGTTCCAGAAAGCCTGGTTGAAACAGAGTTGCAGCGCATGGAAGACGAAGAGCGTCGAAACTTAGCCTACCGTGGCCAAACCTGGCAAGAACACCTCAAAGCTGAAGGCGTGACTGAAGAAGAGCACCGTGATCGTCTCAAGCCCGACGCTGCAGAAAGAGTCAAGGCTGGACTGGTTTTGAGCGAAATTTCCGAAGCCGAAAAGATTGACGTCACGGCCGAAGAGTTGGCGGACCGCATTCAGATCTTAAAGTCTCAGTACCAGGATCCAACCATGCAAGCCGAGCTGGATAAGCCGGAGAGCCGCCAGGATATCGCCAATCGTCTGCTAACCGAAAAAACTATCCTGAAACTCGTCGACTACGCCACGTCGTAG
- a CDS encoding NUDIX domain-containing protein, with protein sequence MRKIKIHFVCLGNAYRSRLAEAYAKSLNLKGFEFSSSGVAAHLFEQRKPYYADLLAKNHMLLRFLSATQVQTSSKLLDEQDMIIFMHPDVLEQAKKEYQINMFKVHCWNIDDLWQICLERKVSESDLDKTVKLAEETFQKIKRDVDRLASQITKSSWVDVINSDNQDVGYAQSLDTANKKGLWHRSVHAMIRLPDGRYVVEKRSNKIIFAPGLLDITVGGSLDPGETPEQAAIREIKEEINVEIRPDQLKLLNITKGSHYRPKYNRYSRGFSYNYFVQLEPGQGLLKPQQSEVAQLMLATHPQAKKLVRNHRLKHFGRLNYAYKLYRDNLKLAEELA encoded by the coding sequence ATGAGAAAGATAAAAATACATTTCGTGTGCCTGGGGAATGCCTACCGCAGTCGATTGGCCGAGGCTTACGCGAAGTCCCTAAACCTAAAAGGCTTTGAGTTTAGCTCTAGCGGGGTTGCTGCGCATTTATTTGAGCAGCGAAAGCCATATTACGCCGATTTATTGGCTAAAAACCACATGCTTTTGCGTTTTTTGAGCGCTACCCAAGTGCAAACTTCTTCTAAGCTGCTCGATGAGCAAGACATGATAATTTTTATGCATCCGGACGTGCTCGAGCAGGCTAAAAAAGAATACCAAATCAATATGTTCAAAGTTCATTGTTGGAATATCGACGATCTTTGGCAGATTTGCCTGGAGCGAAAGGTCAGCGAGTCTGACCTTGATAAGACCGTTAAGTTGGCCGAAGAGACTTTCCAGAAAATTAAGCGCGATGTAGACCGGTTGGCTAGTCAAATAACCAAATCTAGTTGGGTAGATGTTATTAATTCCGATAACCAAGATGTTGGCTACGCCCAGTCGCTTGATACAGCCAACAAAAAAGGCCTGTGGCATCGTTCGGTGCACGCCATGATTCGCTTGCCCGATGGCCGCTACGTAGTAGAAAAGCGCTCTAATAAGATTATTTTTGCTCCCGGATTGCTTGATATAACCGTCGGCGGCTCCTTAGATCCTGGCGAAACGCCGGAGCAAGCGGCGATCCGCGAAATAAAAGAAGAAATCAACGTAGAAATCCGGCCCGATCAGCTCAAACTTTTGAATATCACAAAAGGCTCCCACTATCGTCCGAAATACAATCGCTATAGCCGGGGTTTTTCTTATAACTATTTTGTGCAGCTGGAGCCGGGCCAGGGGCTGCTAAAACCGCAACAGAGCGAAGTCGCCCAGCTCATGTTGGCCACGCACCCGCAAGCCAAAAAACTGGTGCGCAACCACCGGCTAAAACATTTTGGCCGGCTAAACTACGCCTATAAGCTTTACCGCGACAACCTGAAATTGGCCGAAGAGCTGGCTTAG
- the hisS gene encoding histidine--tRNA ligase, whose amino-acid sequence MSLNTQPYKGTRDFYPEDKRIQKYMFGKIRSVVESFGYQEYDAPILESFDIYAAKTGEEIVNEQLYYFEDKGGRKVAIRPEMTPSVSRMVAARRQELAYPLRWYSIPNLWRYEQPQRGRLREHWQLNVDIFGVEGLEGDAEIIQVADAVLQGFGASRDMYEIRINSRKLLQKRIEAAGPKTDVADITRLIDHFEKLSQDEFKASLADKVENPGELFDFLTKDGGSEETKHLEELLNSIGITNVRFVPSLARGFDYYTDIVFEVFDTNPENNRSMFGGGRYDGLVALFGVEPVPTVGFGMGDVTLRNFLESHDLLPKLSPETDAIAILIGDVYNSAQKVLSELRSKGVNIAVDSSGRKLDMQLKHAIKSGTRYALFIGEAELSSGQFKLRDLEKGREQQLPLDQVAETLGVR is encoded by the coding sequence ATGAGTTTAAATACCCAACCCTATAAAGGGACGCGCGATTTTTACCCCGAAGACAAACGCATTCAAAAATACATGTTTGGCAAGATTCGCTCGGTGGTCGAAAGTTTCGGCTATCAGGAGTACGACGCGCCCATTTTAGAAAGCTTTGATATTTATGCCGCCAAGACTGGTGAAGAAATCGTTAACGAGCAGCTTTATTATTTTGAAGATAAAGGTGGTCGAAAAGTAGCTATTCGACCAGAGATGACACCGTCTGTTAGCCGCATGGTAGCCGCTAGGCGCCAAGAATTAGCTTATCCACTGCGCTGGTACAGTATTCCTAACTTATGGCGGTACGAACAGCCGCAGCGCGGTCGCTTGCGCGAGCACTGGCAGTTAAACGTCGACATTTTTGGGGTGGAAGGTTTGGAGGGCGACGCCGAAATTATTCAGGTTGCTGACGCTGTATTACAAGGCTTTGGCGCCAGCCGAGATATGTACGAAATCCGCATTAATTCTCGCAAGTTATTGCAAAAAAGAATCGAAGCGGCCGGTCCAAAAACAGACGTTGCGGATATAACTAGGTTGATCGATCACTTCGAAAAGTTGAGCCAGGACGAATTTAAAGCAAGCTTGGCCGATAAGGTTGAGAACCCAGGCGAGTTATTCGATTTTTTGACTAAAGATGGTGGTTCGGAAGAGACCAAGCACCTAGAAGAGCTCTTAAATTCCATCGGAATTACTAATGTAAGGTTTGTGCCATCGCTGGCGCGCGGCTTTGATTACTACACCGATATCGTGTTCGAAGTCTTTGATACCAACCCAGAAAACAACCGCTCGATGTTTGGCGGCGGCCGTTACGACGGCCTGGTTGCATTATTCGGCGTCGAACCGGTTCCGACTGTTGGTTTTGGCATGGGCGATGTAACTCTGCGTAATTTCTTAGAGAGCCACGACTTATTGCCAAAATTATCACCAGAAACTGACGCTATCGCGATTTTGATTGGTGATGTTTATAACTCAGCTCAAAAGGTCTTGAGTGAACTTCGCAGCAAAGGCGTGAATATTGCCGTAGATTCTAGCGGACGCAAACTCGATATGCAGCTCAAGCACGCTATTAAATCCGGCACGCGATATGCGCTATTTATCGGCGAGGCGGAACTCTCCAGCGGCCAATTTAAGCTACGCGACCTAGAAAAGGGAAGAGAGCAGCAATTGCCACTAGACCAAGTTGCCGAAACGTTAGGCGTTCGCTGA
- the rsmD gene encoding 16S rRNA (guanine(966)-N(2))-methyltransferase RsmD → MRIIAGSLKGRELKSPHGHKTHPMSDKIRGALFNVLGDIEGLTFLDAFAGSGAIAFEAISRGAEHVVAIDNDKNAQVAMIDNVKDLNIGNMHVVRAGASAWSENNLDKQFDIVLLDPPYDNLQVNLLEKLADRHVKPGGLAVLSFAGKIEPPDLGLEIAANKNYGDSQLIFYRRA, encoded by the coding sequence ATGAGAATTATTGCTGGCAGTTTAAAAGGCCGAGAACTTAAAAGCCCTCACGGGCATAAAACCCACCCGATGAGCGACAAGATCCGCGGCGCGCTTTTTAACGTACTCGGCGATATTGAAGGACTTACTTTTTTGGATGCCTTCGCCGGTAGCGGCGCGATAGCTTTTGAAGCCATAAGCCGCGGAGCAGAGCATGTCGTAGCGATCGATAACGACAAAAACGCTCAAGTGGCCATGATAGATAATGTCAAAGATCTAAACATCGGAAACATGCATGTAGTGCGGGCTGGAGCCAGCGCTTGGAGCGAAAACAACCTAGATAAACAATTCGATATAGTTTTGCTCGATCCGCCTTACGATAATTTGCAAGTTAATCTTTTAGAAAAACTGGCAGATCGCCACGTAAAGCCCGGCGGATTGGCGGTATTATCCTTCGCCGGTAAAATCGAACCACCGGACCTGGGCCTAGAAATAGCGGCAAATAAAAATTATGGCGATTCGCAACTTATTTTTTACAGACGCGCCTAA